A stretch of DNA from Equus asinus isolate D_3611 breed Donkey chromosome 20, EquAss-T2T_v2, whole genome shotgun sequence:
tttgtttcattttctctgctcTGGCTAGTTCCCTGTTAAGCcctttaaataaacatttcacatctgaaattacattttttatttcaacattCCCATTTTTAAACACAGTTTTCATTACTATACTAAAACTCCCATCACATATGCTGTCCACCTTTTCTGCTACATCCTTGAACATATttttcacagttattttaaagtccttatctTCTAATTTGAACATTTGCATAATCTTTAGGTCTCCTTTTATTGATGATTCTTCTCTCATCCTGGGGTcgcatttcctttcctctttgcatgtctcataatgtttttttattgtgtGCCAGCCACTTTGTGAAACGAATAGTCAAAACTGAAATGGAAATCATGTATCCCCAGGAAAGGACACACCCGTTCTCCCATCAGGTGTCTAGCACGGGGTCTGCCTTAATCTAACCTCTGGTTACCTGGGTCTAGTCTTTGTTGCAGCTTTAGTTAGATTCTGTCCAACACTAGCTTCAAACATTCTGAAGGTAGGAACCCGACTTCCTCTTGACTAAGACACCCACTCTGTGGTACTTTCCTATGGCAGCtgcagcaaactaatacagatgaGGAGGAAGGTGCAAGGTGGTACCTTTGACCAGATAGTCCAGAGACGTGGAGGTAAAGGATGGAGAGTTCCCACACATTAAAGTGAAATTGTCTTTCTTTCAACTCATGCCCAAAAAGTGAGGTGATTCCACGTGAGTATGTATCTGGCCCGGTGTCCTGGGTTTTCCTCAAGTCTCTCATTTTGTTGGCCCCTTGTTCATCCTCAAAAACCTATGGAAACAAGAAAAGATCCCAGTTAATGGACTGTCAGTGCTGAGCTCTGGCAAACCACGAAACTGAAGAGAGCTTTTGTTCCTTCAATCCACATTTATTGAGCCTGCGCTGTGCATGCAGCTCAGAGCTAAAAGCTAAGGATAAGGGGAGCAGGTGGAAGACACCCTCTGGCCTCCAAGTCAGGAGTGAAGGGCAAAATCCTGTAGTTGGCACCTGGGGGCAGAGAGGACAGAAAGCAAACGCATCCTGACCCAGTCAGCCCAGGCTCTGCCCAGAGCCAAGAAAAGTGGCTGCAGCTCAAGGAGCAAGCCTTAGATCTCTTGTGCTCTTCTCTCAGACTGAGGTCTGAACTGGAAGGCCTCCCTGGGTGGGACTCTCCACATGCGGCAACTGGACCCCAACATGCTGGTAACCAGGCTGGTGCACCTACATTCCTAACGGTTAAGTGGAGGTCCTCCAGGGTCAGAATTAGATTCTCAGATCTTCCCCAGATCGCCACAATCAAAACCTTCTTTGTGGAACCCAGAGCATTTGCATGTCCCAGGTGACTAGGTGACCAAGCACAGCCCCCAACCTAATTCTTCACATTACAAGGGAAGGGAGTTTGAGCCAGTTTTCGTTGCTATACTAAAACTCCCATCACATATGTTGTCCCCCTTTTCCACTACATCCTTGAACACgtttttcacaattattttaaattccttatctTCTAATTTGAACATTTGCACCTCTTTTGGTCTCCTTTTATTGATGATTCTTCTCTCATCCTGGGGTcgcatttcctttcctctttgcatgtctcataattttttttattgtgtgccAGCCACTTAGTGAAAAGAACAGTCAAAACTGAAATGGAAATCATGTATCCCCAGGAAAGGGCATACCTGTTCTCCTGTCAGGTGTCTAGCGTGGGGTCTGTCTTAATCTAACCCCTGGTTACCTGGGTCTAGTCTTTATTGCAGCTTTCATTAGATTCTGTCCAACACTAGCTTCAAACAGTCTGAAGGTAGGAACAGGACTTTCTCTTGACTAATCTGGGCTCTGGTTGCTTTCTGGAACGAAGAGCCCAGAATGCTGACTGCCTAGCATGATGCTGGATGCTCTTGCTTCCCATAACTGTTAGCTGAGATGAAAGTGGTAGCAGACAGTGACCTCCCAGAGGGCATGCAACAcgccttttgtttctcttgctggACCTGACCCACAAAGGCACTCAATTCATGTTTGGGGTACTGAAGATGGAAGCTAAATCTGCTGACGCTAAAGGAAGACTTGAGATGTCTGCAAATATAAAACCCACAAGTACACAACCGTAAGAAAGGAACTGGGATGGCGCTGCCCTCCCCGACTTGCGCATGCACCTTTCCcgctctctcccttccttttcctgtctttgtgtgtcatttcttctctccttcaagGTTATCTTTCATTTATGTAGTTGGGATAATAACAAAAGCAAATGACTTCTGAGTGCTAGCCACAGGTCAGGCATCGTCCCCAGCTCTTCACCTGAATTATCCCAgtgaatcctcccaacaaccctgggAGGCGCCGGCATGCTCTCCATTTTAAGGTGAGTAAACTGAGGACTATAGGGGTTAGGGATCTTGCCCCAAGTCGCACAACTGGAACGGTGGAAGCAGGAAAGGAGGTCAGGCAGACTTTGTGCTCCAGACACctgaggaatgtgtgtgtgtgtgtgtgcgtgcagtggtttgtggtatgtgtgtgtgtacagtacGTTTGTTGTGGTGAGTGTGCAGTGTGTCTatggttgtgtgtgtgcatgcacacatgtgtaTGTGTAGGGAAGGTCAATGGGAGAGAGTGTAGGATGCTTGCCCTCTGCACCCTTCCAGGCGCCTGCAGAGCTACCCACCTTCCAGCACTGAAGAGCTTGCGCTTTCATCCTTGCTAACAGGAAGAAATCCATTCCTGCCGCCCCTcgggggaaagaaagaaagcagcaaGGAGGCCAAAGCACGAGGATGAGAGGGCAGCCCATGAAAAGAACTGCCCTTTTCTGCCCAGGCCTTTTCTTATCCTGTTCCTTCCTCAGTCCTTGCATATACCAAGCCCCCAGTGCACCACTGGGAGAGTGTCTGCCTGGTCCAGTGCCAGGCTCACTAGGGTGTGGCAGCCAGTACCTGTAGGCATTCCCCTGACCAGCAGGAACCAAAGGTGCTAATGTGCTTCTGGTCCACAGGATGAAGTTCCACGTGCCGTGTACTGTCATGCAAACAGGACAGCATGGCCCAGCAGGCCGCTTGACCTCACCCTTGGAGCAGACTCACTCCCACCATTTCATGAGTTTGTTCAGGCTCCAGAGCGTCTGCCTGGATGGGGTGCAGGGCATTAACAACAGGTGGAGCTTGGTTCTGCTGCCCCTCAGCCTGGCTCCCCTTGGAGGTGTCCTGAAAGCAGTGCTGTGGTTTCCAGAAGGCTGAGACAATGTTCTTGTATTCCTTGCGGAagttctggttcagcagcccataGACGATGGCATTAAGGCAGCTATTGAAATAAGCCAGGAAGTAGCTAGTGACAAAGAGCCACTCTGGGACCTGGGGAGCCATTTCTTCCGGGTTGATGGCCACAGCGAGGCCAATACAGTTGAGTGGGGCCCAGCAGATGGCGAAGATCACAAACACCAGGAACATGGTTAGAAAGCTCCGGACGTCACTGGACCTCAGGCGCAGCTTGTTCTCTGACTTGACCTTCCTGCGAGCCTGGAGCACCAGCACCCAGATGCGCAGGTAACAGAAGGACACGACGGCGATGGGGAGGAAGAAGTGGATGACCACCACTGCAGCCGTGTACTCAGCGCTGGCTGTCTGGATGAAGGTGCAGGAGTAGATGCGCGGGTCGTACTCCAGGGACCCCACAGAGAAGTTGGGCACCAGAGCCACCACAGTGAGCAGCCAGACGAGGCAGATGTAGAGGCGGGCGTGCCAGTGCCGGCAGATCCGCTGgtaggccacactgtggcagacGCAGCAGTAGCGGTTAATGGCAATGGCGGTGATGTTGAAGACGGAGCCGATGACACTCAGGCCCATCACGAAGGCGCTGGCCTTGCAATGCACTTCCCCCAGGGCCCAGCCATCATGGAAGATGGCCACAAGAATTAGGGGGTAGGGGTACAAGGCCACCACCAGGTCAGCCAATGCCAGACTCACCAGGAACAAATTACCTGGAGCAGGAAACAGGAAGCAAGAGTCAGCACGAGACCCCACGATTTCTACTCTGTAGAACAGCCTATGCTTTATCCAGTTACTTAAAAGTGACTGAGTCACTGTTAGCATTGGGAAGGAAGCCAAGCGGCTTCTGGAGACACAGAGTTCAGAGCTCAAATTGTATCTCTGctactcactggctgtgt
This window harbors:
- the MTNR1B gene encoding melatonin receptor type 1B produces the protein MPENSSFSNCCEPGGRAVRPGWPGAGGARPSGTPRPPWVAPALAAVLIVTTAVDIVGNLLVILSVLRNRKLRNAGNLFLVSLALADLVVALYPYPLILVAIFHDGWALGEVHCKASAFVMGLSVIGSVFNITAIAINRYCCVCHSVAYQRICRHWHARLYICLVWLLTVVALVPNFSVGSLEYDPRIYSCTFIQTASAEYTAAVVVIHFFLPIAVVSFCYLRIWVLVLQARRKVKSENKLRLRSSDVRSFLTMFLVFVIFAICWAPLNCIGLAVAINPEEMAPQVPEWLFVTSYFLAYFNSCLNAIVYGLLNQNFRKEYKNIVSAFWKPQHCFQDTSKGSQAEGQQNQAPPVVNALHPIQADALEPEQTHEMVGVSLLQG